In the Flagellimonas sp. MMG031 genome, one interval contains:
- the nth gene encoding endonuclease III, producing MTKQEKVDFAIKTLDELYPTIPIPLDHKDPYTLLIAVLLSAQSTDVRVNQITPLLFAKADNPFDMVKLSEEEIREIIKPVGLSPMKSKGIYGLSKILIEKYNGEVPRDIALLEELPAVGHKTASVVVSQAFGIPAFPVDTHIHRLMYRWGFSNGKNVVQTERDAKRLFPEEIWNRLHLQIIWYGREYSPARGWDLEKDIITKTIGRKSVINEYHKNKKSR from the coding sequence ATGACCAAACAAGAAAAGGTTGATTTTGCCATCAAAACTTTGGACGAACTCTACCCTACCATTCCCATTCCATTGGACCATAAAGACCCCTATACCTTGTTGATTGCCGTTTTATTGTCCGCCCAAAGTACGGATGTAAGGGTAAACCAGATTACCCCACTCTTGTTTGCAAAGGCGGACAACCCATTTGATATGGTAAAACTCTCGGAGGAGGAAATTCGTGAGATCATCAAACCTGTAGGCCTATCCCCCATGAAATCGAAAGGGATTTATGGTCTTTCCAAAATATTGATTGAAAAATACAATGGTGAGGTCCCTCGTGATATTGCTTTATTGGAGGAACTGCCCGCGGTGGGACATAAAACAGCAAGTGTGGTGGTATCGCAAGCTTTTGGCATTCCTGCTTTTCCCGTGGATACCCACATCCACCGGCTCATGTACCGATGGGGCTTTAGTAATGGCAAAAATGTGGTGCAGACGGAGCGTGATGCCAAACGACTTTTCCCGGAAGAAATCTGGAATCGCTTGCACCTACAAATCATTTGGTATGGAAGGGAGTATTCACCTGCTAGGGGCTGGGACTTGGAAAAGGACATTATTACCAAGACCATTGGCCGGAAATCGGTAATCAACGAATATCATAAAAACAAAAAGAGCCGCTAA
- the bcp gene encoding thioredoxin-dependent thiol peroxidase has translation MNMLKVGDKVPDFSAKDQDGNTINLSDYKGKKLVVFFYPKANTPGCTAEACNLRDNYKELQAQGYELLGVSADSEKKQSNFKEKYDFPFPLLADEDHTVINAFGVWGPKKFMGKEYDGIHRTTFIVDGNGVVENVIEKVKTKDHAAQILA, from the coding sequence ATGAATATGTTAAAAGTAGGAGATAAAGTACCTGATTTTTCTGCAAAAGACCAAGACGGTAACACAATTAATCTAAGCGATTACAAGGGAAAAAAGCTGGTCGTATTTTTCTATCCCAAGGCAAATACTCCTGGCTGTACCGCAGAAGCCTGTAATTTACGCGACAATTACAAGGAACTGCAAGCACAGGGTTACGAATTACTGGGCGTGAGTGCCGATTCGGAGAAAAAGCAATCCAATTTTAAGGAGAAGTACGATTTCCCCTTTCCTTTATTGGCGGATGAAGATCATACAGTGATCAATGCCTTTGGGGTTTGGGGACCAAAAAAGTTTATGGGCAAGGAGTACGATGGTATCCACCGAACCACTTTTATTGTGGATGGTAATGGCGTTGTGGAAAACGTGATCGAGAAAGTAAAGACCAAAGACCACGCTGCACAGATTTTGGCATAG
- a CDS encoding MBL fold metallo-hydrolase, with the protein MTVTFLGTGTSQGIPIIGSKHPVCLSTNPKDKRLRVSVLVSWKNYNFVVDCGPDFRQQMLTNPIDKLDGILFTHEHADHTAGIDDIRPFFFRQGDIPIYAHQRVIDSLKRRFDYIFADEDRYPGAPAVQVYPIEKDKSIPLGGLNVIPIEAYHNRLKVFGFRFGEFVYMTDVKRVEEEEVKKIKGAKVLVVNALRVDPHHSHFSLDEAIAFAKEVGADKTYFTHISHLLGFHDEVEKSLPENIHLAYDNLQIKI; encoded by the coding sequence ATGACCGTTACTTTTTTGGGTACAGGAACTTCACAGGGAATTCCCATTATCGGAAGCAAACATCCCGTATGCTTGAGCACAAATCCAAAAGACAAGCGTTTGCGCGTTTCCGTGCTCGTTTCGTGGAAGAATTACAATTTTGTGGTAGACTGCGGACCTGATTTTAGGCAGCAGATGCTCACCAATCCCATCGATAAGTTGGACGGCATCCTGTTTACCCACGAACATGCAGACCATACCGCCGGTATCGATGATATTCGCCCCTTTTTCTTTAGACAGGGCGATATTCCCATTTATGCCCATCAACGGGTAATCGATTCCCTAAAACGCCGGTTTGATTATATTTTTGCCGATGAGGATAGATACCCTGGGGCACCCGCAGTGCAGGTCTATCCGATTGAAAAGGATAAAAGCATCCCTTTGGGTGGACTAAATGTGATACCCATTGAAGCGTACCACAACCGTTTGAAAGTGTTTGGCTTCCGTTTTGGTGAGTTCGTATACATGACCGATGTAAAAAGGGTAGAAGAGGAGGAAGTGAAAAAAATTAAAGGGGCCAAGGTATTGGTGGTGAACGCACTGCGTGTAGACCCGCACCATTCCCATTTTAGTTTGGATGAGGCCATCGCCTTTGCAAAGGAAGTTGGCGCCGACAAAACCTATTTTACGCATATTAGCCATTTGTTGGGATTTCATGACGAGGTAGAAAAAAGTCTGCCCGAAAACATACATTTGGCCTACGATAACCTACAAATTAAGATTTAA
- a CDS encoding dihydroorotase, whose product MNILLKSAKIVCPENRELHLKKRDIFIKKGIIEKIGASVEAPANVKTVEKANLHVSLGWFDSSVCFGEPGYEERETIANGLLTAGKSGFTDVVLNPNTYPVPDTSSDVVFLKERGLGKATKLHPMGTLTKNAEGIDLAELYDMKNAGAVAFYDFKRQISNPNLLKIALLYAQNFDGLVYSFPQDGNIKGKGVAHEGEVSTKLGLKGIAALAEELQIARDLFILEYAGGKLHIPTISTAGSVKLIAEAKKKGLDVSCSVAIHNLFFSDETLVGFDTNFKVSPPLRTKSDSKALIKGLKNGTIDFVTSDHVPVDVEHKRVEFDNAKNGSLGLESAFGALNTLFDLDETVKLLTNGRSRYQIESPKMEEGAKACLTLFNPEGEYVFEAKDIRSTSKNSMFVGASLKGKVYGIIHNDLTTL is encoded by the coding sequence ATGAACATTCTGCTGAAGTCTGCAAAAATTGTATGCCCAGAGAATAGGGAACTTCACTTGAAAAAACGTGATATCTTTATTAAAAAAGGGATTATCGAAAAAATTGGCGCCTCAGTGGAAGCCCCTGCGAATGTAAAAACAGTGGAGAAAGCCAATCTTCATGTTTCCTTGGGATGGTTCGATAGCAGTGTCTGCTTCGGTGAGCCGGGCTACGAGGAGCGGGAGACCATTGCAAACGGACTTTTAACGGCAGGTAAAAGCGGATTTACCGATGTGGTGCTCAACCCCAATACCTATCCTGTGCCGGATACCAGTTCCGATGTGGTGTTCCTAAAGGAACGTGGCCTTGGAAAAGCCACTAAACTACATCCCATGGGCACACTCACCAAGAATGCGGAAGGTATCGATTTGGCAGAGTTATACGATATGAAAAATGCGGGAGCCGTAGCCTTTTATGACTTCAAAAGGCAGATTTCCAATCCCAATTTGCTCAAGATTGCCCTGTTGTACGCCCAAAATTTCGATGGTTTGGTCTATTCCTTTCCACAAGATGGGAATATCAAGGGAAAAGGAGTGGCCCACGAGGGAGAAGTTTCCACAAAACTCGGACTAAAGGGTATTGCTGCTTTGGCCGAAGAGTTACAGATTGCAAGGGATTTGTTTATCCTGGAGTATGCTGGGGGCAAACTTCATATTCCCACCATTTCCACAGCGGGTTCGGTAAAACTTATCGCAGAAGCCAAGAAAAAAGGATTGGACGTGAGCTGCAGTGTGGCCATCCATAACCTGTTCTTTTCCGATGAGACCTTGGTCGGATTCGATACCAATTTTAAAGTTTCGCCACCTTTACGAACAAAATCGGATAGCAAGGCATTGATTAAAGGTTTAAAAAATGGTACCATTGATTTTGTGACTTCCGATCATGTCCCCGTGGATGTTGAACACAAGCGCGTGGAGTTTGACAATGCCAAAAATGGAAGTTTGGGGCTGGAATCGGCCTTCGGTGCCCTAAATACACTATTTGATTTGGATGAAACCGTAAAGTTGCTCACTAACGGCCGCTCCCGATATCAGATTGAAAGCCCAAAAATGGAAGAAGGTGCCAAAGCATGCCTTACCCTGTTCAATCCAGAAGGTGAATATGTGTTCGAGGCAAAAGATATTCGCTCTACCTCCAAAAACAGTATGTTTGTGGGCGCCTCCTTAAAGGGAAAAGTATATGGAATCATCCATAACGATTTAACTACTTTGTAA
- a CDS encoding alpha/beta fold hydrolase has product MSPKSLSLTHLVRPSSKVSGKIPAIFMFHGYGSNEEDLFSFASELPGELMVISVKAPYDLEPFGHAWYAINFDAEQGKWSDDDQAKESREKIVAFIDEAIKAYDLDAENITLLGFSQGTILSYAVALSYPEKVKNVVALSGYINERILVDNYFQKDHSNLHCYVSHGQVDQVIPLEWAEKAPEFLKKLNIDTTYHEFPVGHGVSQQNFFSFKKWLEEHI; this is encoded by the coding sequence ATGTCCCCAAAATCACTATCGCTTACGCATTTGGTGCGTCCATCATCCAAGGTTTCCGGTAAAATACCTGCCATTTTTATGTTTCATGGTTACGGCAGCAACGAAGAAGATCTATTTTCGTTTGCATCCGAGTTACCGGGTGAGTTAATGGTGATTTCCGTAAAGGCACCATACGACCTTGAACCTTTTGGACATGCATGGTATGCCATTAATTTTGATGCGGAACAAGGAAAATGGAGCGATGATGATCAAGCCAAGGAATCGAGGGAAAAAATCGTTGCTTTTATTGATGAGGCCATTAAAGCGTACGACCTTGATGCGGAAAACATTACCCTTTTAGGCTTTAGTCAGGGCACCATTTTGAGCTATGCGGTGGCCTTATCCTACCCTGAAAAAGTGAAAAATGTTGTGGCCCTCAGCGGCTACATCAATGAACGGATTCTAGTGGATAATTATTTCCAAAAGGACCATAGCAATCTCCATTGTTATGTTTCTCATGGACAAGTGGACCAAGTTATTCCTTTGGAATGGGCGGAAAAAGCCCCAGAATTCCTAAAAAAGCTAAACATCGACACCACCTACCATGAATTCCCGGTAGGACATGGCGTTTCACAACAAAACTTTTTTTCCTTTAAAAAGTGGTTGGAGGAGCATATTTAA
- a CDS encoding hydrolase codes for MKSRIFLYLFLFAALLALFQYVTGNNMQKALSSDVEQLKNEVTTLEDSLQTMHLKVLDMQYFSLENNDDALAYYDHLNLENPSLYIQDKLLETNEQKGDNPLIPYEGMESDFKINKIKVLNHKWILADFSDGKYWGDLIIKYELKDDLSVDFTLAQHLLYAPQEY; via the coding sequence ATGAAGAGTAGAATTTTTCTATACCTATTTCTTTTCGCAGCCCTGTTGGCCCTTTTTCAATACGTCACAGGAAATAATATGCAAAAAGCCCTAAGCTCCGATGTTGAGCAGCTCAAAAATGAAGTGACGACATTGGAAGATTCCCTTCAGACCATGCACCTCAAAGTGCTGGACATGCAATACTTTAGCTTAGAAAACAATGATGATGCCTTGGCGTACTACGACCATCTGAATTTGGAAAATCCATCGCTGTACATTCAGGATAAGTTACTGGAAACCAACGAACAAAAAGGAGACAACCCTCTAATCCCCTACGAAGGGATGGAAAGTGACTTTAAAATCAACAAAATCAAAGTGCTTAACCACAAGTGGATTTTGGCCGACTTCTCCGATGGTAAGTACTGGGGCGACCTTATCATAAAATATGAGTTGAAGGACGACCTAAGTGTGGACTTCACCTTGGCCCAACATTTACTTTACGCCCCGCAGGAGTATTAA
- a CDS encoding TonB-dependent receptor yields the protein MPSVPSNENAFENIPSIKAKTLRINLNRDIYGTFAEIGAGQETARHFFRAGGASGTIAKAMSAYDKSFSDAIYGVEEDGRYVTQSRLKKMLEYEMQLIEERISRENNPNYLFFSYANTVATIDFSKRYKGHGWVGLRFQLDPDQKEYDEIILHIRFKQNEARLQQETLGILGVNLIYGAFFKFHKPKKLLKYLYDHIDHDTLEIDMINFTGPNFADVDNRLMSLQLIKNDMTDAVMFGPDGNNLLPAAVLYKKNILALRGSFRPVTKVNMDMFQKSYDIFVREQTVEMENAIVVFEITLSNLKASGEIDEQDFMDRAELLCSLGHTVLISKFQEYYKLVEYFNNYTKAKIGLTMGVNNLVDVFDEKYYRHLSGGILEAFGKLFFKDLKVYLYPMKDPETGQILTSNNVKVHPRMKELYKFFKYNGKVMDIIDYDPEVLHIFSRDVLKKIINKDEGWEKELPEGIAEIIKEKNLFTRKVLEEKE from the coding sequence ATGCCTAGCGTACCAAGCAACGAAAATGCTTTTGAAAATATACCGTCCATAAAGGCAAAAACCCTACGCATCAACTTGAACAGGGACATTTATGGAACTTTTGCCGAGATTGGTGCGGGACAAGAAACGGCCAGGCACTTTTTTAGGGCCGGTGGAGCTTCGGGAACCATTGCAAAGGCGATGAGCGCCTATGATAAATCGTTCAGTGATGCCATTTATGGTGTGGAAGAAGATGGACGATATGTGACCCAATCACGGTTAAAAAAGATGCTGGAATATGAGATGCAGTTGATCGAGGAACGCATCAGCCGTGAAAACAACCCCAACTATTTGTTCTTTAGTTACGCCAACACGGTGGCCACCATCGATTTTTCCAAACGTTACAAAGGACATGGATGGGTTGGTCTGAGGTTTCAGCTGGACCCCGACCAAAAGGAATATGACGAAATCATACTGCATATCCGTTTTAAACAAAACGAAGCTAGGTTACAGCAAGAGACTCTTGGTATTCTTGGGGTAAACTTGATCTATGGGGCCTTTTTTAAATTTCATAAGCCCAAAAAACTGCTAAAATATCTCTACGATCATATTGACCATGATACCTTGGAAATTGATATGATCAACTTTACAGGTCCCAACTTTGCTGATGTCGATAACCGTTTGATGAGCCTGCAGCTTATTAAGAACGATATGACGGATGCCGTAATGTTCGGTCCTGATGGGAACAACCTGTTGCCTGCGGCAGTGCTGTACAAGAAAAATATCTTGGCCCTTCGTGGTAGTTTCAGGCCAGTGACCAAGGTGAATATGGACATGTTCCAGAAATCCTACGATATTTTTGTACGGGAACAGACGGTGGAAATGGAAAACGCCATCGTGGTCTTTGAGATTACCCTGTCCAACCTAAAAGCCTCTGGCGAAATTGACGAGCAGGACTTTATGGACCGTGCGGAGCTGCTCTGCTCCCTTGGTCATACGGTGTTGATATCCAAGTTCCAGGAGTACTATAAATTGGTGGAATACTTTAATAATTACACCAAGGCCAAGATTGGTTTGACGATGGGCGTGAACAACTTGGTGGATGTTTTTGACGAAAAATATTACCGACACTTGAGCGGTGGTATCTTGGAAGCCTTTGGTAAATTGTTCTTCAAGGATTTGAAGGTATACTTGTACCCTATGAAGGATCCCGAAACTGGTCAAATTCTTACCAGCAACAACGTTAAGGTCCATCCCCGAATGAAGGAATTGTACAAGTTCTTTAAGTACAATGGTAAAGTGATGGATATTATCGATTACGACCCGGAGGTCCTCCATATTTTTTCGAGGGACGTCCTCAAAAAAATCATCAACAAGGATGAAGGTTGGGAAAAAGAACTTCCTGAAGGAATTGCCGAAATCATTAAAGAAAAGAACCTGTTTACCCGAAAGGTTCTGGAAGAGAAGGAATAA